From Fibrobacter succinogenes, the proteins below share one genomic window:
- the scpB gene encoding SMC-Scp complex subunit ScpB, which produces MAEDQNVEELAEESAELPKVESREDLARIIQALVFASPDVVTLKKLREILGDFLDARSVADALITANDSLNKIQSPFEIVEQAGGYRFRTRAKYYPWVRKLFPEANARRLSQAALETLAVIAYQQPITKAAIEQVRGVSSADGPIRNLLDKGFITLGARAETVGNPYTYVTTQEFLKYFGINRIPEDLPRLREFSELLEAGALVPQYSKPDNAPEEPTPLEESTDQIELSMGDA; this is translated from the coding sequence ATGGCTGAAGATCAGAATGTCGAAGAACTGGCCGAAGAATCGGCGGAACTCCCGAAAGTTGAAAGTAGGGAAGACCTGGCTCGCATTATACAGGCGCTTGTGTTTGCGTCTCCGGATGTCGTGACGCTTAAGAAGCTTCGCGAAATTCTTGGCGATTTTTTGGATGCTCGTTCTGTGGCGGATGCGCTCATTACCGCGAACGATTCTTTGAACAAGATTCAGTCTCCGTTTGAAATTGTGGAACAGGCGGGCGGTTACCGCTTTAGAACACGTGCAAAGTATTATCCGTGGGTGCGTAAGCTCTTCCCGGAAGCAAATGCCCGCAGGCTCAGCCAGGCGGCTCTTGAAACGCTTGCCGTGATTGCGTACCAGCAGCCGATTACGAAGGCTGCCATTGAACAAGTGCGTGGCGTTTCGTCTGCGGATGGTCCGATCCGTAACTTGCTCGACAAAGGTTTTATTACTTTGGGCGCAAGAGCAGAAACGGTCGGTAACCCCTATACTTACGTGACTACGCAGGAATTTTTGAAATACTTTGGTATCAATCGCATTCCTGAAGACTTGCCGCGCTTGCGCGAATTCAGTGAACTTTTGGAAGCGGGCGCTTTGGTGCCGCAGTACTCCAAACCTGATAACGCTCCGGAAGAACCGACTCCGCTCGAAGAATCGACTGACCAGATTGAATTGTCTATGGGAGATGCTTAA
- the proB gene encoding glutamate 5-kinase has protein sequence MSELRKNILDEARRVVVKIGSRILVDSERGGVRTRYIQKLADSVARLMDAGKEVVIVTSGAVGTGMAELGYAQKPTVLAEKQACAAVGQIDLMYAYREMFRWVQLSVGQILLSAEDFRDRARYKNLQNTIKAMLARKIVPIINENDSLAVAEIKVGDNDKLSSDVALFLDADLLLIFTDEDGLFDDNPKKNPNARLLNFVPEITPAILALAGKPGEAGSAVSTGGMRSKLEAIRNVTKSGANAFLANGMKVLPHQVFFENANGTLFAGSKKKLNSRQRWLSFITTPRGSVIVDEGGVKALRENHSSLLPVGVIAVQKHFDKGDLIEVQDEKKNPVARGVAGFDSETLKLVLRKKTAQVHEILGKNVPDELIHKNDLVVF, from the coding sequence ATGAGTGAATTAAGAAAGAACATTTTAGATGAAGCTCGCCGCGTGGTGGTGAAAATTGGATCTCGCATTCTCGTGGATTCTGAGCGTGGTGGCGTTCGTACGCGTTACATCCAGAAGCTCGCGGATTCCGTGGCGCGCTTGATGGATGCCGGCAAGGAAGTGGTCATTGTCACGAGTGGTGCTGTGGGCACAGGCATGGCTGAACTTGGCTATGCACAAAAGCCGACTGTGCTTGCCGAAAAGCAGGCTTGTGCTGCCGTGGGCCAGATTGACCTCATGTATGCTTATCGCGAAATGTTCCGCTGGGTGCAACTCTCCGTCGGTCAGATTCTTTTGTCTGCAGAAGACTTCCGCGACCGTGCACGTTACAAGAATTTACAGAACACCATCAAGGCAATGCTTGCTCGCAAGATTGTTCCGATTATTAACGAGAACGACTCCTTGGCTGTTGCCGAAATCAAGGTGGGCGATAATGACAAGCTTTCGAGCGATGTGGCGCTGTTCTTGGATGCTGATTTGCTCTTGATTTTTACGGATGAAGATGGCTTGTTCGATGACAATCCGAAGAAGAACCCGAATGCGCGCTTGTTGAATTTTGTTCCTGAAATTACGCCTGCGATTCTCGCACTCGCTGGAAAGCCGGGCGAAGCTGGGTCCGCCGTGAGTACGGGCGGTATGCGTAGCAAGCTGGAAGCCATTCGCAATGTGACGAAGAGCGGTGCCAATGCGTTCCTCGCAAATGGCATGAAGGTGCTCCCGCATCAGGTGTTCTTTGAAAATGCAAATGGTACTTTGTTCGCAGGCTCCAAGAAAAAGCTCAATAGCCGTCAGCGCTGGCTGAGCTTTATCACAACTCCGCGTGGAAGCGTGATTGTCGATGAAGGCGGCGTGAAGGCCTTGCGTGAAAATCATTCGAGCTTGTTGCCGGTTGGCGTGATTGCTGTACAGAAGCATTTCGACAAGGGCGACTTGATTGAAGTCCAGGACGAAAAGAAGAATCCTGTGGCTCGCGGTGTTGCTGGTTTTGATAGCGAAACGCTCAAGCTTGTGCTCCGCAAAAAGACTGCTCAGGTGCATGAAATCTTGGGCAAGAATGTTCCTGATGAACTTATCCACAAGAACGACTTGGTTGTATTCTAA
- the mutS gene encoding DNA mismatch repair protein MutS: MAVTPLMQQYYEIKKENPGCILFFRMGDFFELFEDDAVIASKILGLTLTSRNNGASGATPLCGFPHHAAERYVPKMVAAGYRIAICEQVEDPKLAKGIVKRDIVEIISAGTAMNEENLNAKEANYLCAYVPATSDDGKGGNGDVAAFAIADVTTGYLATCRSSVQAFECEFSRRMPKEIVIPEGTTIPSAIMDLIKAENVLVTELPAILFAEDQAKDVLFTHFKVEALDGLGLDGRVFETSVTGALLQYLINQKKSELSHFTTLEILNLDDYMTLDPSTLRNLELVRPLNADDYSSTLCSVLDFTVTAMGGRTLKDWVSHPLIAVDRIRERQEAVGELVQNPVALDELKESLTSILDMERLMGRVGSGRANARDLAGMGRSLSQASKVADVLEGLHAPLFEGLRETLNAAKGRGEDLLKYFNDDLPMTVREGGMIRPGASAELDAMNEDIKERREWIASLEGRERERLGIPSLKVGYNRVFGYYIEITKAQMAKATQPIPDEYIRKQTTVNGERYITPEMKECESVISNAEVNIHALEYKIFCELRERVNSWRAELQGIADAIARVDSLYSFARAARKYNYVCPEVFEGTGIEIRGGFHPVIVAVNPDLNFVPNDVTLSPDGTRLMLITGPNMAGKSTYLRQTGLIVLMAQIGCFVPAESARIGVVDRIFTRVGASDRLSRGLSTFMVEMIETANILRNATPHSLVLLDEIGRGTSTFDGLSIAWAIVETLHSEPARMALTLFATHYHELTGLVESLEHAGNFQVAVQEKGDKLTFLHKILEGACDSSYGIHVAEMAGLPPNVVRRARKILLRLEKQKIDPSDEAQNKKIKAQPQMDLFAPPDENTLLLKDEIRRLKPEEMTPMQALQRLMDLKENYGK; encoded by the coding sequence ATGGCCGTTACTCCGTTGATGCAGCAATATTACGAAATCAAGAAAGAAAATCCTGGCTGCATTTTGTTTTTCCGCATGGGCGACTTCTTTGAACTTTTTGAAGATGACGCTGTAATCGCCTCGAAAATTTTAGGTTTAACGCTCACGAGCCGCAATAACGGCGCCTCCGGTGCAACGCCTTTGTGCGGGTTCCCGCACCACGCTGCCGAACGCTATGTGCCAAAGATGGTGGCTGCCGGCTACCGCATCGCCATTTGCGAACAGGTCGAAGACCCGAAACTCGCGAAGGGCATTGTCAAGCGCGACATTGTTGAAATCATCAGCGCCGGCACGGCGATGAACGAAGAAAACCTCAATGCAAAAGAGGCGAATTACCTTTGCGCTTATGTGCCTGCGACAAGCGATGACGGCAAGGGCGGAAACGGCGATGTTGCAGCGTTTGCGATTGCAGATGTGACGACGGGTTACTTGGCCACGTGCCGCAGCAGTGTGCAGGCTTTTGAATGCGAATTCAGCCGCCGCATGCCCAAGGAAATTGTGATTCCCGAAGGGACGACAATCCCCTCGGCGATTATGGATTTGATCAAGGCCGAAAACGTCTTGGTCACTGAACTCCCGGCGATTTTGTTTGCAGAAGACCAGGCAAAGGATGTGCTGTTTACGCACTTCAAGGTTGAAGCGCTTGATGGCCTTGGCTTGGATGGTCGTGTTTTTGAAACGTCTGTGACGGGCGCTTTGCTCCAGTATTTGATCAACCAGAAAAAGTCTGAACTGTCGCACTTTACGACGCTTGAGATTTTGAATCTGGACGATTACATGACGCTCGACCCGAGTACGCTACGCAATTTGGAATTGGTGCGTCCGCTGAATGCTGACGATTATTCCAGCACGCTTTGCTCGGTGCTCGATTTTACGGTGACGGCAATGGGTGGGCGAACGCTCAAGGACTGGGTGAGCCATCCGTTGATTGCTGTGGACCGCATCCGCGAACGTCAAGAAGCGGTGGGCGAGCTTGTCCAGAATCCCGTGGCGCTTGACGAACTTAAGGAATCCTTGACGTCGATTCTCGATATGGAACGCTTGATGGGCCGTGTGGGTAGCGGTCGTGCCAATGCCCGTGACCTCGCGGGAATGGGGCGTTCTCTCTCGCAGGCATCGAAAGTCGCTGACGTTTTGGAAGGCTTGCATGCGCCGCTTTTTGAAGGCTTGCGTGAAACGTTGAATGCGGCAAAGGGCCGTGGCGAAGATTTGCTCAAGTACTTCAATGATGACTTGCCGATGACCGTGCGCGAAGGCGGAATGATTCGCCCGGGCGCCAGTGCGGAACTTGATGCCATGAACGAGGACATCAAGGAGCGCCGCGAATGGATTGCTTCTTTGGAAGGTCGTGAACGCGAACGCCTCGGCATCCCGAGTCTCAAGGTCGGTTACAACCGCGTGTTCGGTTACTACATCGAAATCACGAAGGCGCAGATGGCAAAGGCCACGCAGCCGATTCCTGACGAGTATATCCGCAAACAGACGACGGTAAACGGCGAACGCTATATCACGCCGGAGATGAAGGAATGCGAATCCGTTATCAGCAATGCCGAAGTCAACATCCATGCGCTGGAATACAAGATTTTTTGTGAACTTCGCGAACGCGTGAACAGCTGGCGCGCCGAACTCCAGGGCATTGCCGATGCGATTGCCCGTGTGGATAGTTTGTACAGTTTTGCCCGCGCGGCACGCAAGTACAATTACGTTTGCCCGGAAGTTTTTGAAGGAACGGGTATTGAAATTCGCGGCGGTTTCCATCCGGTGATTGTCGCGGTGAACCCCGATTTGAATTTTGTCCCGAATGATGTGACGCTCTCGCCGGACGGTACGCGACTGATGCTCATTACGGGCCCGAACATGGCCGGTAAATCGACGTATTTGCGCCAGACGGGACTTATTGTGCTTATGGCGCAGATTGGCTGCTTTGTGCCTGCTGAAAGTGCGCGCATTGGCGTGGTGGACCGCATCTTTACGCGTGTGGGCGCAAGCGACCGCTTGAGTCGTGGCCTCAGTACGTTCATGGTCGAGATGATCGAAACGGCGAACATCCTCCGCAATGCGACGCCGCATAGCCTTGTGCTGCTCGATGAAATTGGTCGCGGTACGAGTACGTTTGACGGCCTCTCGATTGCATGGGCGATTGTCGAAACGCTCCACAGCGAGCCTGCCCGCATGGCGCTTACGCTGTTTGCAACGCACTATCACGAATTGACGGGGCTTGTGGAATCGCTGGAACACGCTGGCAATTTCCAGGTCGCCGTGCAGGAAAAGGGCGATAAGCTTACGTTCTTGCACAAGATTCTCGAAGGCGCTTGCGATTCGAGCTATGGCATTCATGTGGCTGAGATGGCGGGGCTGCCACCTAACGTGGTGCGCCGAGCTCGCAAGATTTTGCTCCGTTTGGAAAAGCAGAAGATTGACCCCAGCGACGAGGCGCAAAACAAGAAAATCAAGGCGCAGCCGCAGATGGACTTGTTTGCACCGCCAGACGAAAACACGCTCTTGCTCAAGGATGAAATCCGCAGGCTCAAGCCCGAGGAAATGACTCCGATGCAAGCGCTACAAAGATTAATGGACCTGAAGGAAAATTACGGGAAATAG
- a CDS encoding RidA family protein, with protein sequence MSQIVSKFQELGLTLPACPAPVAAYVPATRFGDTIIVSGQLPSVKGDFSAFTGVVPNQISVEKAKEAAQICFLNNIAAALTQLKNGETLRLVQIQGFVQSASDFHDQPIVLNGASELAVQILGENGKHARTAVGVSALPKNVAVEISCTFQAIAE encoded by the coding sequence ATGAGTCAAATTGTCTCTAAATTCCAAGAATTGGGCCTCACGCTCCCCGCCTGCCCCGCACCGGTTGCCGCTTATGTTCCAGCAACGCGCTTTGGCGATACGATTATTGTTTCTGGGCAGTTACCGTCTGTGAAGGGCGATTTTTCTGCTTTTACGGGCGTTGTTCCGAACCAAATTTCTGTCGAAAAGGCAAAGGAAGCGGCACAAATTTGCTTCTTGAACAACATTGCGGCCGCCCTCACGCAGCTAAAGAATGGAGAAACGCTCCGACTTGTGCAAATTCAGGGATTTGTGCAGTCCGCAAGCGATTTCCACGACCAGCCGATTGTGCTGAATGGCGCCAGCGAACTTGCTGTGCAAATTCTCGGTGAGAACGGCAAACACGCCCGCACCGCTGTTGGCGTTTCGGCGCTCCCGAAGAACGTCGCTGTCGAAATCAGCTGCACGTTCCAGGCGATTGCGGAGTAA